In Aspergillus nidulans FGSC A4 chromosome IV, a single window of DNA contains:
- a CDS encoding uncharacterized protein (transcript_id=CADANIAT00000987), producing the protein MVITDQLTKGVSPFYLSHGYNLSLFSPTEEVEQLAEEPAKSPIQKGEAIIQKVKEALDWAQASMAYS; encoded by the exons atggttatcacagaccagttaaccaaag gggtcagccccttctacctaagccatgggtataACCTCAGCCTATTTAgccctaccgaggaggtagagcaactagccgaagaaccagccaagagtcctatccagaaaggggaagctatTATacagaaagttaaggaagccctagactgggctcaagcctccatggcctattcctAA
- a CDS encoding uncharacterized protein (transcript_id=CADANIAT00000988) gives MEEESITLLLQQLQELCTEMRTQKQQLQEENNSLQAELQAVQNSQLRNHPPVTTTVTSATPTPYKQSYPCPCHLDVKPFTGEDPKDYPPFQMNLYIKFAINAACYPTEEEQVYYAYSRLRGKASQHPRQVAIVQEEQDQINDYSKSCLTYGVISNKFVKIY, from the exons atggaagaagaaagcatCACATTATTactacagcagctccaggagctctgtacagagatgcggactcagaaacaacagctccaagaagagaataacagcttacaggcagaactacaggccgtacagAACTCACAACTaagaaaccatccaccagttaccactacagttacatccgcaacgcccaccccctacaAACAAAGCTATCcctgtccttgtcacctGGATGTcaaaccctttactggagaagaccctaaggactaccctcctttccagatgaacctttATATAAAGTTTGCAAtcaacgccgcctgctaccctacagaggaggaacaagtttactatgcctacagccgcctaagaggaaaagccagcca acaccctaggcaggtggccatagtccaggaagaacaagaccaaatcaaTGACTACAGCAAGA gctgcctgacctatggggtaatcagtaacaagtttgtcaagatataTTAA